The Methanotorris formicicus Mc-S-70 region CCTTATGAGACTTCAATGGAAGAGGCAGCAAGAAAATTAATGGAGAGTTTGGCATAAATCAATAATTTTTTTAATAAACAACAAAATAGGCGATAAAATGAAAGTTCTTGTAACAGGTGGGGCAGGATTTATTGGAAGTCATATCGTTGATGAATTGATAAAAAATGGATATGAAGTTGTTATTTTAGATAATTTAATAACTGGAAACAGAAAGAATATAAATCCAAAGGCAGAATTTGTTGAAGGAGATATAACAAACAAAAATTTGGATGAAAAAATTAATTTTCATGATATTGATGTCGTTATTCATCAAGCAGCACAAATAAATGTGAGAAAGTCGGTGGAAAATCCCATCTATGATGGGGATGTTAATGTTTTAGGAACCTTGAATATCTTAGAGAATACGAGGAAGTATAATGTTAAAAAAATCATCTACGCCTCATCTGGTGGGGCAGTTTATGGTGAGCCGGAGTATTTGCCAGTGGATGAAAATCATCCAGTTGTTCCACTTTCCCCTTATGGATTGAGCAAATACTGTGGAGAGGAATATATTAAACTATATAATAGGTTATATGGTATAGAATACTGCATTTTAAGATACTCCAATGTTTATGGAGAGAGACAAGACCCAAGAGGAGAAGCAGGGGTTATAAGCATCTTTATAGATAGGATTTTAAATAATAAAAATCCGATAATCTTTGGGGATGGTAATCAAACAAGGGATTTTGTTTATGTAAGGGATGTTGCAAAGGCAAATTTAATGGCACTTAATTGGAAAAATGAAGTTGTAAATATCGGAACTGGAAAAGAGACATCCGTTAATGAACTATTCAAAATTATTGCCAATGAGTTAAATTACAAAGATAAGGCAATATATGACGATCCAAGGGAAGGAGAAGTTAGAAGAATTTATTTAGATATAAAAAAGGCAGAAATGTTGGGATGGAAACCAGAGGT contains the following coding sequences:
- a CDS encoding SDR family oxidoreductase, which gives rise to MKVLVTGGAGFIGSHIVDELIKNGYEVVILDNLITGNRKNINPKAEFVEGDITNKNLDEKINFHDIDVVIHQAAQINVRKSVENPIYDGDVNVLGTLNILENTRKYNVKKIIYASSGGAVYGEPEYLPVDENHPVVPLSPYGLSKYCGEEYIKLYNRLYGIEYCILRYSNVYGERQDPRGEAGVISIFIDRILNNKNPIIFGDGNQTRDFVYVRDVAKANLMALNWKNEVVNIGTGKETSVNELFKIIANELNYKDKAIYDDPREGEVRRIYLDIKKAEMLGWKPEVDLKEGIKRVVNWMRT